In one Sphingomonas sp. AP4-R1 genomic region, the following are encoded:
- a CDS encoding cytochrome c, with the protein MRISALPLTVFAGFLLGAPALQAQAPDPQIARGEYLARAGDCGACHREPEAGGPAYAGGYAIASPMGDIVAPNITPSKTAGIGNWSFADFDRAMRKGERPDGAKLYPAMPYTDYQGLTDGDMHALYAYFMKGVAPADNVPAKTKLPFPFNLRFIMGPWNWMFRSDKPFKATEGLNQQAQRGQYLVETLGHCGSCHTPRNLLMAEKGDQALSGGEIGGWHAPNITSDPVSGVGGWSQDEIVTYLRNGHVPGKGVAAGGMGEAVEHSLRHLSQDDLAAIAAYLKAGKPIRDPRETRPAFGWTGRGPLPVSAYEVGDKQDQAALANSSTTDGATLYADACGACHQLNAKGTKDGFYPSLANSTATGAINPSNLIMTILTGVNREGADGHAFMPAFAADLNDAQVAAVANHVLTRFGRPDTKVTAAMVAEARQGGAKPLLLKIMPWLFVAGAVILVLIAAGVIRRRGAAARRSGATV; encoded by the coding sequence ATGCGTATCTCCGCTCTTCCTCTCACCGTCTTCGCCGGTTTCCTGCTCGGCGCGCCGGCCCTGCAGGCGCAGGCACCCGATCCGCAGATCGCGCGCGGCGAATATCTCGCCCGCGCCGGCGATTGCGGCGCCTGCCATCGCGAGCCCGAGGCCGGTGGCCCGGCCTATGCCGGCGGCTATGCGATCGCCTCGCCCATGGGCGATATCGTCGCGCCGAACATCACGCCTTCGAAGACGGCGGGCATCGGCAACTGGAGCTTCGCGGATTTCGATCGCGCGATGCGGAAGGGCGAGCGACCCGACGGCGCCAAGCTCTACCCGGCCATGCCCTATACCGATTATCAGGGCCTGACCGATGGGGACATGCACGCGCTCTACGCCTATTTCATGAAGGGCGTGGCGCCGGCGGACAATGTCCCGGCCAAGACGAAGTTGCCCTTCCCGTTCAATCTGCGTTTCATCATGGGCCCGTGGAACTGGATGTTCCGATCGGACAAGCCGTTCAAGGCGACCGAGGGGCTCAACCAGCAGGCGCAGCGCGGCCAGTATCTGGTCGAGACGCTCGGCCATTGCGGATCCTGCCACACGCCGCGCAACCTGCTGATGGCAGAGAAGGGCGATCAGGCCCTGTCCGGCGGCGAGATCGGCGGCTGGCATGCCCCCAACATCACCTCCGATCCCGTCAGCGGCGTCGGTGGCTGGAGCCAGGACGAGATCGTCACCTATCTCCGCAACGGCCATGTGCCCGGCAAGGGCGTCGCCGCCGGCGGCATGGGCGAGGCGGTCGAGCATTCGCTGCGCCATCTGTCGCAGGACGATCTGGCCGCGATCGCGGCCTATCTGAAAGCCGGCAAGCCGATCCGCGATCCGCGCGAAACCCGCCCGGCCTTCGGCTGGACCGGCCGGGGCCCACTGCCCGTCTCCGCTTATGAGGTGGGCGACAAGCAGGATCAGGCCGCGCTCGCAAACAGCAGCACGACCGATGGCGCCACACTGTATGCCGACGCCTGCGGCGCCTGCCACCAGCTGAACGCCAAGGGCACGAAGGACGGCTTCTATCCGTCGCTTGCCAACAGCACCGCGACCGGCGCGATCAATCCGTCGAACCTGATCATGACGATCCTGACGGGCGTGAACCGGGAGGGCGCCGACGGCCATGCGTTCATGCCGGCCTTCGCCGCCGATCTGAACGACGCGCAGGTGGCCGCCGTCGCCAATCACGTTCTGACGCGCTTCGGCCGCCCCGATACGAAGGTGACCGCCGCAATGGTCGCGGAAGCCCGCCAGGGCGGCGCGAAGCCACTGCTGCTGAAGATCATGCCCTGGCTGTTCGTGGCGGGCGCGGTCATCCTCGTCCTGATCGCAGCGGGCGTCATCCGCCGCCGCGGCGCCGCCGCCCGCCGTTCGGGCGCAACGGTCTGA